The proteins below are encoded in one region of Lactuca sativa cultivar Salinas chromosome 3, Lsat_Salinas_v11, whole genome shotgun sequence:
- the LOC111895542 gene encoding cell number regulator 6, translating to MGEKSYVKLTKEQEASLQDVTPGELNQPIDIHELQARRCPECGQALPSTYEPPADEDWSTGIFSCADDSESCVTGLFCPCMLFGRNVESLNEEIPANNACMCHALCVEGGMVLATVIALVPGIDPSTSCLITEGLLFAWWMCGIYTGMARQSLQRKYHLRDSPCDPCGVHCCLHWCALCQEHREMKLHLAENVEETLMSPPRIQEMKTIQEENTKDVESASSSSSYSSSTRQESEDSKNTELQVVES from the exons ATGGGAGAAAAGTCTTATGTGAAGCTTACGAAGGAGCAAGAAGCATCGCTACAAGATGTCACACCCGGGGAGCTCAATCAACCAATTGACATTCATGAG TTGCAAGCTCGTAGATGCCCAGAATGTGGGCAAGCCCTACCATCAACATATGAGCCACCTGCCGATGAAGATTGGTCTACGGGAATATTTAGTTGTGCCGATGATTCCGAAAGTT GCGTGACGGGGTTGTTTTGTCCATGTATGTTGTTTGGGCGCAACGTAGAGAGCCTCAATGAAGAGATTCCCGCAAACAATGCATGTATGTGTCATGCGTTATGTGTAGAAGGTGGCATGGTTTTAGCGACAGTTATTGCATTGGTCCCGGGAATAGATCCAAGTACGTCGTGTCTCATTACTGAGGGCCTTCTCTTCGCTTGGTGGATGTGTGGTATTTATACTGGCATGGCACGACAGTCACTTCAACGTAAATATCACCTAAGG GATTCTCCTTGTGACCCTTGTGGGGTACATTGTTGTTTGCATTGGTGTGCGTTATGTCAAGAGCACCGTGAGATGAAGTTGCATTTAGCTGAGAATGTCGAAGAGACACTTATGAGTCCACCTCGCATTCAAGAAATGAAAACCATTCAGGAAGAAAACACAAAAGACGTTGAGTctgcttcttcatcttcatcctatTCCTCCTCCACTCGACAAGAAAGTGAAGATAGTAAGAATACGGAGCTTCAAGTTGTGGAAAGTTGA